Proteins encoded together in one Rossellomorea sp. y25 window:
- a CDS encoding YtxH domain-containing protein, protein MNKKSLAYGLLIGGVVGGVASLLTSPSSGKEIRAQIKDKKDDWTGVIEEMKLHIGELKESIGTLSQEGKETVLQLSKDLQASFKQWQASTEPNNRRLQEEIQSIQRTIEDLERSINSANTTNQ, encoded by the coding sequence GTGAACAAAAAATCTCTTGCTTACGGACTTTTAATTGGTGGAGTTGTTGGAGGAGTTGCATCCCTTCTCACGTCTCCTTCATCAGGGAAAGAAATCCGGGCACAAATTAAAGACAAGAAGGATGATTGGACAGGAGTAATCGAGGAGATGAAGCTCCATATTGGTGAACTGAAAGAATCCATCGGCACCCTGTCTCAAGAAGGAAAAGAAACGGTCCTGCAGCTTTCAAAGGATCTTCAAGCTTCATTCAAGCAATGGCAGGCTTCAACAGAACCAAATAATCGACGACTTCAAGAAGAGATTCAATCCATTCAAAGAACCATTGAAGACTTGGAAAGATCGATTAACTCAGCAAATACGACGAATCAATAA
- a CDS encoding HTH-type transcriptional regulator Hpr, with protein sequence MKEREFTLKEAMLFSQRMAQLSKALWKAIEKDWQQWIKPYDLNINEHHILWIAYHLKGASISDVAKFGVMHVSTAFNFSKKLEERELLQFSKRENDKRNTYIQLTDKGEKILLELMKNYKPESHSIFQGVSPLRELYGKFPEMIEMMTVVRNIYGNDFMEIFEKSFHNIENDFSDDNGKLGELFQDEEELA encoded by the coding sequence ATGAAGGAAAGAGAATTTACTTTGAAAGAGGCTATGCTCTTCAGTCAAAGAATGGCCCAGCTCAGTAAAGCTCTGTGGAAGGCCATAGAAAAGGACTGGCAGCAATGGATAAAGCCATACGACTTAAATATTAACGAACATCATATTCTCTGGATTGCGTATCATTTAAAGGGTGCTTCCATTTCAGATGTAGCCAAGTTTGGTGTCATGCATGTTTCGACTGCATTTAACTTCTCCAAGAAATTAGAAGAACGGGAATTACTGCAGTTTTCTAAACGGGAGAACGATAAACGAAACACCTATATTCAATTGACGGATAAAGGGGAAAAGATCCTTCTCGAACTAATGAAGAACTATAAGCCTGAGAGTCACTCAATCTTCCAAGGAGTTTCTCCATTAAGAGAATTATATGGAAAGTTCCCTGAAATGATCGAGATGATGACCGTCGTACGAAATATATATGGAAATGATTTTATGGAGATATTTGAAAAATCGTTTCATAATATTGAAAATGATTTTTCTGATGATAACGGAAAACTGGGAGAACTATTTCAAGATGAAGAAGAACTGGCTTGA
- a CDS encoding sporulation YhaL family protein, protein MTLPIWMYLVVAGIFGSAFMTIKSAKEEKNMEDEWIEKEGEVYIHRMEEEKQRRRQLLS, encoded by the coding sequence ATGACACTACCTATCTGGATGTACTTGGTTGTAGCAGGGATTTTCGGGAGTGCCTTTATGACGATTAAATCAGCTAAGGAAGAAAAGAACATGGAAGACGAGTGGATTGAGAAAGAAGGAGAAGTCTACATTCATCGTATGGAAGAGGAGAAGCAGCGAAGACGTCAATTATTGTCTTGA
- a CDS encoding DoxX family protein, whose amino-acid sequence MNKRKKGLKLLGLILFSFFFFLAGVFHFIEAQGFARMIPEIIPLREEIVYITGMIEFILAVLLLIPKTREKAGIITAIYLVLIFPANIYAAIKGIPAPGNEEANVVLLWVRLLFQPLLIWWVLVVSKIEKNHRFY is encoded by the coding sequence ATGAACAAACGTAAAAAGGGATTGAAGCTGTTAGGACTTATTCTATTCTCATTCTTCTTCTTTTTAGCCGGGGTGTTTCACTTTATTGAAGCTCAAGGATTTGCCCGAATGATTCCTGAAATCATCCCCCTAAGAGAAGAAATCGTTTATATTACGGGAATGATTGAATTTATATTAGCTGTGCTGCTGCTCATTCCAAAGACACGGGAAAAAGCCGGAATCATCACAGCGATTTATTTAGTTCTCATCTTTCCTGCCAACATCTATGCGGCCATTAAAGGAATTCCAGCTCCAGGGAATGAAGAAGCGAATGTAGTGCTGCTATGGGTGAGGTTATTGTTTCAACCGCTCCTGATCTGGTGGGTATTGGTGGTAAGTAAGATCGAGAAAAATCATCGCTTTTACTAA
- a CDS encoding YjcZ family sporulation protein: MGHAYGGGFALIVVLFILLIIVGAAWL, translated from the coding sequence ATGGGTCACGCATACGGCGGAGGTTTCGCGTTAATCGTAGTACTGTTCATCCTGTTAATTATTGTAGGTGCAGCATGGCTATAA
- a CDS encoding phosphatase PAP2 family protein produces MKKFRYITAIISFVLFMTIAHFVFYEMEILGDEYLLSSMSNLHLIESFSVIGTEIVIGIASIALILYLWWVKKDYVGIITVVVLVAGSNVLNKTIKGLMERERPPFSHGEEGFSFPSGHAMVGLVFLLVIAYFISREISSTGMKVSLFILSIILSMLTGLSRIVEQAHYPSDVAAGYLLGYSFFVLCIFLYEKRPKQDK; encoded by the coding sequence ATGAAGAAGTTTCGATACATAACGGCCATCATTTCATTTGTACTGTTTATGACTATCGCACATTTTGTTTTTTATGAGATGGAGATTTTAGGTGATGAGTATCTCTTGTCCAGCATGAGCAACCTTCACTTAATAGAATCGTTTTCCGTAATCGGTACTGAAATAGTGATCGGGATCGCATCCATCGCCCTTATTTTATATCTTTGGTGGGTCAAGAAGGACTATGTTGGAATCATCACCGTTGTTGTGCTGGTAGCTGGAAGTAACGTGCTAAATAAAACCATCAAAGGCTTGATGGAAAGAGAAAGACCTCCATTTTCACATGGCGAGGAAGGGTTCAGTTTTCCCAGCGGCCATGCCATGGTAGGACTGGTCTTCTTACTCGTCATTGCATACTTCATTAGTAGAGAGATCTCTTCAACTGGAATGAAAGTGAGCCTCTTTATCCTGTCCATCATCCTTTCCATGTTGACAGGGCTCAGCAGAATAGTGGAACAGGCTCATTATCCATCAGATGTCGCAGCCGGATACCTGCTCGGATACTCCTTTTTCGTACTGTGCATCTTTCTCTATGAGAAGCGGCCGAAACAAGATAAATAG
- a CDS encoding ABC transporter permease — MMNNVESIWKKRIVEYNQELQKYLKYMFNDHLLFVLIFALGGAAYTYNQWVKTLDPAFPAPLIMAVILGLLLAWSPVYTFLREADAVFLLPLEGRLSSYFTKCIWISFMFQSYIQLLVLAALMPMYVAVSDSSFGSFFPLLGFVLALKVWNLYVRWFMLRFQEREAHLQDSFLRFLLSGTLVFLVLSGADIWMITVVVFIMLGYALYFYQSTKGKNLKWDLLINLEEQRMLIFYRIANMFTDVPKLKGKVHRRKWLDGIVKTSFTQASTYRYLYLRSLVRTSEYSGLYLRLTLIGVLLIYSNSSFIFSILTALVFLYLTAFQLIPMFKRFDYKIWVLIYPVSRELKKSSFQKIMNQAMMIQAVVFCLPLFIKGAWVEGVITLLVGLSFSILFSQFYLVQRLKKMEETLF, encoded by the coding sequence ATGATGAATAATGTTGAAAGTATTTGGAAGAAACGAATCGTAGAGTATAATCAAGAGCTTCAAAAGTACTTGAAATACATGTTTAACGATCATTTATTATTCGTCCTGATTTTTGCATTGGGAGGAGCAGCGTATACGTATAATCAGTGGGTGAAAACCCTGGATCCGGCTTTTCCTGCACCACTCATCATGGCGGTGATTCTGGGTCTCTTATTGGCATGGAGTCCCGTTTATACGTTTTTGAGGGAAGCGGATGCCGTGTTTCTTCTGCCATTAGAGGGGCGCTTATCAAGCTATTTCACCAAATGCATCTGGATTAGTTTCATGTTTCAATCGTATATTCAACTGCTCGTACTGGCTGCACTCATGCCGATGTATGTAGCGGTATCAGACAGCAGCTTTGGAAGCTTCTTTCCGTTACTTGGCTTTGTATTAGCCTTAAAGGTATGGAACCTATATGTACGCTGGTTTATGCTGCGCTTTCAGGAAAGGGAAGCTCACCTGCAGGACAGCTTTTTGCGTTTTTTATTAAGCGGTACTCTCGTGTTCTTAGTATTATCAGGAGCTGACATTTGGATGATCACGGTCGTTGTCTTCATTATGCTCGGATATGCGCTCTACTTTTATCAATCAACAAAAGGAAAAAATCTTAAATGGGATTTGTTAATCAACTTGGAGGAGCAGCGGATGCTGATCTTTTACCGGATCGCCAATATGTTCACTGATGTCCCTAAGCTGAAAGGAAAGGTGCACAGGAGAAAATGGCTTGATGGAATTGTGAAAACATCATTCACCCAAGCATCAACCTATCGCTATTTGTATCTTCGCTCATTGGTGAGAACAAGTGAATATTCAGGTCTTTATCTTCGTTTGACCTTGATCGGCGTTTTGCTGATTTATTCAAATTCGTCCTTTATTTTCAGCATTCTGACTGCTTTGGTGTTTCTGTATTTAACCGCTTTTCAGCTCATACCAATGTTTAAACGGTTTGATTATAAAATCTGGGTGCTCATTTATCCCGTCTCAAGGGAATTGAAGAAATCATCCTTCCAAAAAATCATGAATCAGGCGATGATGATCCAAGCGGTTGTATTTTGCCTTCCTTTATTCATTAAGGGGGCTTGGGTGGAAGGAGTGATTACCCTACTCGTTGGGCTGTCATTCTCCATATTGTTTAGCCAATTTTACTTAGTTCAGCGATTGAAAAAGATGGAAGAAACATTATTTTAG
- a CDS encoding EcsC family protein, with protein sequence MNHEKEELDSWKRKFSRKSSIFQRVSKQAQTKVNQLIPEKAHKLVTESIKRMVEVTLKGSEWVPLHQISLRPSLEGRERLMMERMEFYRKAATIEGAGTGAGGIFLGLADFPLLLSIKMKFLSECSAIHGYDVKQYEERLFLLYVFQLAFSSDSHKKHVLYIIENWDEEKEKLMELDWRTFQQEYRDYIDFVKLFQLIPGVGAVVGAYANYQLLDQLGEVAKFAYRIRYFNELE encoded by the coding sequence GTGAACCATGAAAAAGAAGAGCTCGATTCCTGGAAACGTAAGTTCAGTAGAAAATCGTCTATCTTTCAACGGGTTTCTAAACAAGCTCAAACAAAAGTGAATCAATTGATACCTGAGAAAGCGCACAAATTGGTAACGGAAAGCATTAAGAGAATGGTAGAAGTTACGTTAAAGGGCAGTGAGTGGGTACCTCTTCATCAGATATCATTGAGGCCTTCATTAGAGGGAAGAGAAAGGCTAATGATGGAACGAATGGAATTTTACCGAAAAGCTGCGACGATTGAAGGAGCAGGAACTGGTGCAGGTGGAATCTTTCTCGGTTTGGCAGATTTTCCGTTGCTTTTATCAATCAAAATGAAATTCCTAAGCGAATGCTCTGCCATTCATGGGTATGATGTAAAACAATATGAAGAACGACTGTTTCTTTTGTATGTGTTTCAACTGGCATTCTCCAGTGATTCTCATAAAAAACATGTCCTGTACATCATCGAAAACTGGGATGAGGAAAAAGAAAAGCTAATGGAATTGGACTGGCGAACCTTTCAACAGGAGTATCGGGATTACATTGATTTCGTGAAATTGTTTCAACTCATTCCGGGAGTAGGAGCTGTCGTTGGGGCCTATGCAAACTATCAGCTTCTTGATCAACTGGGGGAAGTGGCAAAATTTGCTTATCGGATTCGGTACTTTAATGAATTAGAATAG
- a CDS encoding DUF1878 family protein, with the protein MNELMKRLEKLEYYQRLMADMIPENGFPFHRLIIRNGLSEREVKEFFLTCDRLSMKLEKQKAEGFVYNTPLFKEFEEELHSKLKVQEVVDGCLAQDLYPALMKLLKKSL; encoded by the coding sequence ATGAATGAATTAATGAAACGTTTAGAGAAACTTGAGTATTATCAACGATTGATGGCGGATATGATTCCCGAAAATGGCTTTCCATTTCATCGATTAATCATTCGTAATGGTTTGTCGGAGAGAGAAGTGAAGGAGTTCTTTCTTACTTGTGATAGATTGAGCATGAAACTTGAAAAGCAAAAAGCGGAAGGATTCGTGTACAATACTCCGCTTTTCAAAGAGTTTGAAGAAGAGCTTCATTCAAAGCTGAAGGTTCAGGAAGTGGTGGATGGCTGTTTAGCTCAAGACCTATATCCAGCTTTGATGAAACTGTTAAAGAAGAGCTTGTAG
- a CDS encoding peptidylprolyl isomerase, protein MKKWIITVSLAAGVVGLAGCSGDGAEGNSDVVATTKAGDVTKDELYKSMKQKFTPQMEQALQELVYTKVLEEKYDVSKEEVDEKLNEAKDQLGPQFEMFLQQYNLDEKSFKEYLKLQLLQEKAAISDVKVTDEEVKEYYETWKPDIQVRHILVDDEKTAKEVKQKLADGGKFEELAKEYSKDPGSAENGGSLGWVDNAGRKNFVPEFSKALDTLEKGKVSEPIKTEYGYHIIEVTDKKEKKSFDEMKKEIEKELKLSKVDPQKIQEAMKAEIEKADLNIKDEDLKKAFDQVLNPPAAPEGGEAPAAPEGEEAPAPAEE, encoded by the coding sequence ATGAAAAAATGGATCATTACAGTATCATTGGCTGCGGGAGTCGTTGGACTTGCAGGATGCAGCGGAGACGGTGCTGAAGGTAACAGTGACGTTGTTGCAACAACAAAAGCTGGAGACGTAACAAAAGATGAACTTTACAAATCAATGAAGCAAAAATTCACTCCACAAATGGAACAAGCCCTTCAGGAACTGGTTTACACTAAAGTACTTGAAGAAAAGTATGACGTGTCAAAAGAGGAAGTTGATGAAAAGCTGAATGAAGCCAAAGATCAATTGGGACCTCAATTTGAAATGTTCTTACAACAATATAATCTTGATGAAAAATCGTTTAAAGAATACTTAAAGCTTCAATTACTTCAAGAAAAAGCGGCGATTTCTGACGTGAAAGTAACAGATGAAGAAGTAAAGGAATACTACGAGACATGGAAGCCTGACATTCAAGTCCGTCACATTCTTGTGGATGATGAAAAAACCGCCAAAGAAGTAAAACAAAAATTGGCTGATGGTGGAAAGTTTGAAGAACTTGCAAAAGAATACTCCAAAGATCCTGGATCTGCTGAAAATGGCGGAAGCTTAGGCTGGGTAGACAATGCAGGTCGCAAAAACTTCGTACCTGAATTCTCTAAAGCTCTGGACACTTTAGAAAAAGGAAAAGTGAGTGAGCCGATCAAGACAGAATATGGCTACCACATCATTGAAGTGACAGATAAAAAAGAAAAGAAATCCTTTGACGAGATGAAAAAGGAAATCGAAAAAGAATTGAAGCTTTCAAAAGTGGATCCTCAAAAAATCCAGGAAGCCATGAAAGCTGAAATCGAAAAAGCTGACTTAAACATTAAAGATGAAGATCTCAAAAAAGCATTTGATCAAGTGCTCAATCCTCCTGCTGCACCTGAAGGCGGAGAGGCTCCTGCTGCACCTGAAGGAGAAGAAGCTCCGGCACCTGCGGAGGAATAG
- a CDS encoding HIT family protein, with translation MSDCIFCKIIDGEIPAMKVYEDEHVLAFLDISQVTKGHTLLIPKVHKENIYELTPDIASHLFSVAPKIADSIKAEFTPVGMNLLSNAGEEAGQSVFHFHMHFIPRYGHGDGFGAVWKTHNDDYTQEDLKGIAESIAQHLS, from the coding sequence ATGAGTGACTGTATTTTTTGCAAGATTATCGACGGTGAAATCCCTGCAATGAAAGTGTACGAGGATGAGCATGTCCTTGCTTTTCTTGATATTAGCCAAGTGACAAAAGGCCATACATTACTTATTCCTAAAGTACATAAAGAAAATATCTATGAACTGACTCCTGATATAGCAAGCCACCTCTTCTCCGTTGCTCCTAAGATTGCTGACAGTATCAAGGCCGAGTTTACCCCCGTCGGAATGAACCTGTTAAGCAATGCAGGTGAAGAAGCAGGACAATCGGTCTTCCATTTCCACATGCATTTCATTCCCCGCTACGGCCATGGAGATGGCTTCGGAGCCGTCTGGAAGACACATAATGATGACTACACTCAAGAAGATCTGAAAGGAATTGCTGAATCCATTGCACAGCATCTGTCATAA
- a CDS encoding ABC transporter ATP-binding protein yields the protein MSLLEIKHLVGGYTRKPVLKDISFSIHSNEIVGLIGLNGAGKSTTIKHIIGLMEAKQGEVSINGHTLKSDADQYRNQFSYIPETPILYDELTLEEHLKLTAMAYGLSESEYKGRIDKLLKAFRMEKKMSWFPAHFSKGMKQKVMIMCAFLIQPSLYIIDEPFVGLDPLGIQSLLDWMQEMKQNGAGILMSTHILATAERYCDSFIILHEGKIRAKGTLQELRTEFFMPDATLDDIYIQLTKEESHDE from the coding sequence GTGTCATTATTAGAAATCAAACACCTGGTTGGCGGATATACCCGAAAACCGGTCTTAAAGGATATATCATTTTCCATACATTCAAATGAAATTGTCGGATTAATCGGCCTGAACGGGGCAGGGAAAAGTACGACTATCAAGCATATAATCGGTCTCATGGAAGCAAAGCAAGGAGAAGTGTCCATTAATGGTCATACCTTGAAGAGTGATGCCGATCAGTATCGAAACCAGTTTTCATACATACCGGAAACACCGATTCTTTATGATGAGCTTACCCTTGAAGAGCATTTAAAACTGACGGCCATGGCCTACGGCTTATCGGAGTCTGAGTATAAAGGAAGAATTGATAAACTGTTGAAGGCCTTTCGTATGGAGAAGAAGATGAGCTGGTTTCCTGCACACTTTTCAAAAGGGATGAAACAAAAGGTGATGATCATGTGCGCTTTTCTAATTCAGCCCAGTCTCTATATCATTGACGAGCCGTTTGTTGGATTAGATCCACTCGGAATTCAGTCACTGCTTGACTGGATGCAGGAGATGAAGCAAAACGGTGCCGGAATACTGATGTCGACGCATATTTTAGCAACGGCAGAGAGATATTGTGACTCATTCATCATTCTTCATGAAGGGAAAATTCGCGCAAAAGGTACGCTTCAGGAACTTCGTACCGAATTCTTCATGCCGGATGCGACCTTAGATGATATTTATATCCAGCTGACAAAGGAAGAATCTCATGATGAATAA
- a CDS encoding M20 family metallopeptidase, with amino-acid sequence MLNELYQKLEERWIEMVEIRRYLHQHPELSFQEKNTAAYIADYYKSIGVPVKEQVGGNGVVARIEGALPGKTVALRADFDALPIQDEKDVEYRSTVPGVMHACGHDGHTATLLVLGKTLHEMRSKLSGTVVLIHQHAEEYAPGGAKPMIEAGCLDGVDVIFGTHLWSSEPLGKVLYRTGPIMAAADRFEIVIKGSGGHGAQPHKTKDSIVIGAQVVSELQQIVSRRVNPIESAVVTIGSFMAENAFNVIADSAKLIGTVRTFNPEVRDFIEEEIEQILKGACLSARCEYEYVYERGYPAVVNHAEETDLLIQSVDTVDEVHVVEEIEMQMGGEDFSHYLEHVKGTFFFTGAKPENVEVAFPHHHPKFDINEKALLIAAKSLASAVIQYQQRHSVTESTLTN; translated from the coding sequence TTGCTGAATGAATTATATCAGAAATTAGAAGAACGTTGGATAGAAATGGTTGAGATCAGAAGATATCTTCATCAACATCCTGAATTATCCTTCCAAGAAAAAAATACAGCTGCATACATAGCTGATTACTACAAAAGCATCGGCGTACCGGTTAAGGAACAAGTCGGCGGCAATGGGGTAGTCGCAAGAATCGAAGGGGCTCTCCCAGGTAAAACGGTGGCCCTCCGTGCAGATTTTGACGCCCTTCCCATCCAGGATGAAAAGGATGTGGAATATCGCTCCACCGTTCCAGGAGTCATGCATGCATGTGGTCATGACGGCCATACAGCAACCCTGTTAGTATTGGGTAAAACCCTCCATGAAATGCGTAGTAAGCTTTCAGGTACTGTGGTTCTCATTCATCAGCATGCGGAAGAATATGCTCCGGGCGGAGCGAAACCCATGATTGAAGCGGGCTGCCTCGATGGAGTGGATGTTATTTTCGGAACTCATTTATGGTCCAGTGAACCGCTTGGAAAGGTTTTATATCGAACAGGTCCAATAATGGCTGCTGCTGATAGATTTGAAATTGTAATCAAGGGGTCCGGCGGTCACGGGGCACAACCTCATAAAACAAAGGATTCCATCGTGATAGGAGCTCAAGTCGTTTCAGAGCTTCAACAAATTGTCAGCAGAAGAGTGAATCCGATTGAATCTGCCGTTGTGACAATCGGTTCGTTTATGGCAGAAAACGCATTTAATGTGATTGCCGATTCCGCTAAACTCATTGGAACAGTCCGTACATTCAATCCTGAGGTCAGAGACTTTATTGAAGAAGAAATCGAACAGATCTTGAAAGGTGCATGTCTTTCAGCCCGTTGTGAGTATGAATATGTGTATGAACGCGGATATCCTGCTGTCGTTAATCACGCTGAAGAAACGGATCTATTGATTCAAAGTGTGGATACAGTCGATGAAGTTCATGTAGTGGAAGAAATTGAAATGCAAATGGGCGGGGAGGATTTCTCTCATTACTTAGAACATGTAAAGGGTACCTTCTTTTTTACGGGAGCCAAGCCGGAAAATGTTGAAGTTGCCTTCCCCCACCATCATCCAAAGTTTGATATTAACGAAAAAGCTCTTCTTATAGCCGCTAAATCACTGGCGTCTGCTGTCATTCAATATCAACAAAGACATTCTGTCACAGAATCGACGCTGACAAATTAA
- a CDS encoding DUF3267 domain-containing protein, translating to MHCWKTINLERQFGFYRVFLLSSIIMMMVFSLIYVPINLLFPSAFYDNHFLGFLIGLLSIYPLHKFFHIVPILPFVKKIKCRCNRKLYLLPIVSLRVDQPISKFRYMLALVAPFFILNGILLYGCIYFPHYSHYFSMLLAFHSGICAIDFIYARQLMDSPKNALIEENDDGYEILIYQ from the coding sequence ATGCATTGCTGGAAAACAATTAATCTGGAAAGACAATTCGGATTTTACCGAGTCTTTTTACTTTCATCCATTATCATGATGATGGTATTCTCATTAATATACGTACCAATTAACTTACTATTTCCAAGCGCGTTCTATGATAACCATTTCCTTGGATTCTTAATAGGACTGTTGAGTATATATCCATTGCATAAGTTTTTTCACATTGTACCCATTCTGCCCTTTGTGAAAAAAATAAAGTGTAGATGCAATCGAAAATTATATCTATTACCGATTGTTTCATTGCGGGTGGATCAGCCTATTTCAAAATTCCGTTATATGCTTGCACTGGTGGCACCATTCTTCATACTGAACGGCATTTTGCTATACGGATGCATCTATTTCCCACACTACTCTCATTACTTTTCAATGCTGCTTGCATTCCATTCAGGAATCTGCGCCATTGACTTCATCTATGCGAGACAACTAATGGATTCACCAAAGAATGCATTGATTGAAGAGAATGATGATGGATACGAAATATTGATTTATCAGTAA
- a CDS encoding YjcZ family sporulation protein, which produces MSCGHNSGFALIVVLFILLIIVGAAFIC; this is translated from the coding sequence ATGAGCTGTGGACACAATTCCGGATTCGCGTTAATCGTAGTGCTGTTCATCTTATTAATCATCGTTGGTGCCGCATTTATTTGCTAA
- a CDS encoding tryptophan transporter — MNTKTLVSLSLLVGIGAVLHTVIPGIFLGMKPDMMLTMMFLGIILFPAKKNVLLLGLLTGVISGLTTQFPGGFLPNLIDKPITAFVFYGLFLATKKITRSLVGASILTAIGTLVSGSVFLLSAYVIVGLPGAFFALFAAVVLPATLVNAGAMFVVYPIINGILKRSTIREAVTTEQLS, encoded by the coding sequence ATGAATACAAAAACACTTGTATCCCTGTCATTATTAGTAGGGATCGGAGCCGTCCTGCACACAGTGATCCCGGGAATATTCTTAGGGATGAAGCCTGATATGATGCTGACAATGATGTTTCTAGGCATTATATTATTTCCAGCTAAGAAAAACGTATTACTATTAGGTTTATTAACAGGGGTCATATCAGGATTAACAACACAGTTCCCTGGTGGATTCTTACCTAACCTGATCGATAAACCGATCACGGCATTCGTTTTTTACGGACTTTTCCTGGCTACTAAAAAAATCACTCGTTCACTTGTAGGAGCTTCTATATTAACAGCTATTGGTACACTCGTATCAGGAAGTGTTTTCTTACTTTCTGCTTATGTGATTGTCGGTCTGCCTGGAGCATTCTTTGCTTTATTTGCAGCAGTCGTACTTCCGGCTACACTTGTTAACGCTGGAGCAATGTTTGTGGTGTATCCAATCATTAACGGGATTTTAAAACGTTCAACCATTCGAGAAGCTGTTACAACAGAACAGCTATCCTAA
- the yhaM gene encoding 3'-5' exoribonuclease YhaM → MSGITHFNVGETIDLPLLIKQMTKGTTNTGKPFLTLILQDKSGDMEAKLWDASEQDEKAYQPETIVKVVGDIHSYRGKNQLKIKQIRPVSPADGYAISDFLETAPVSIDEMTSKITQYIFEMRNPNIQRITRHLIKKYQKPFLEYPAATKNHHEFVSGLAYHVVSMLDLSKAIAGLYPSLDSDLLYAGVILHDLGKVIELSGPTSTTYTIEGNLIGHISIMVNEIGKAADELGIEGEEVMILQHLVLSHHGKAEWGSPKPPLIREAEILHYIDNVDAKMNMLDRALERVKPGEYTERVFALDNRSFYKPTFHK, encoded by the coding sequence ATGTCTGGGATTACCCATTTTAATGTCGGAGAAACAATCGATTTACCCCTTTTAATTAAACAAATGACCAAAGGTACGACAAATACAGGAAAGCCGTTCTTAACGCTGATTCTGCAAGATAAGAGTGGAGATATGGAAGCTAAGCTTTGGGATGCTTCTGAGCAGGATGAGAAGGCATATCAGCCTGAAACGATCGTAAAGGTTGTTGGAGACATACATAGTTACCGTGGAAAGAATCAGCTCAAGATCAAGCAGATTCGCCCCGTTTCCCCGGCAGATGGTTATGCCATTTCCGACTTCCTGGAAACTGCGCCGGTGAGCATAGATGAAATGACGAGTAAGATCACTCAGTATATATTTGAAATGAGAAACCCGAATATTCAACGCATCACAAGACACTTGATTAAAAAATACCAAAAGCCTTTCCTGGAATATCCTGCGGCTACTAAGAACCATCACGAATTTGTATCAGGACTTGCGTATCACGTTGTCTCGATGCTGGATCTTTCAAAGGCGATTGCAGGATTGTATCCTTCCCTTGATTCGGATCTGCTCTATGCGGGAGTGATCCTACATGACTTAGGGAAAGTCATTGAGCTTTCAGGTCCAACCTCGACAACATATACGATCGAAGGAAATCTGATTGGCCATATTTCGATCATGGTGAATGAGATCGGAAAAGCTGCAGACGAGCTTGGAATTGAAGGAGAAGAAGTGATGATCCTTCAACATCTGGTACTGAGTCATCATGGGAAAGCGGAGTGGGGAAGTCCTAAGCCGCCACTCATTCGTGAAGCAGAAATCCTTCATTACATCGATAATGTGGATGCAAAGATGAATATGTTGGACCGCGCATTGGAACGGGTGAAACCAGGGGAATATACAGAAAGGGTATTTGCCCTTGATAATCGTTCATTCTATAAACCAACTTTTCATAAATAG
- a CDS encoding YjcZ family sporulation protein codes for MSGAYGGGFALIVVLFILLIIIGAAYVC; via the coding sequence ATGTCAGGTGCTTACGGCGGAGGATTTGCGTTAATCGTTGTTCTATTCATTTTGTTAATCATCATTGGTGCAGCATACGTTTGCTAA